Proteins from one Sphingopyxis terrae subsp. terrae NBRC 15098 genomic window:
- a CDS encoding GNAT family N-acetyltransferase — MDGNGEHHANDAKLPAAARGMGHASPFDRPQWFDLLAAHGFAGEGRIDAVGSAGETAAWLPLRREKSGAVSGLANWYSFAIRPLYTGQGDHMAALRDLFARARAEAARLTIYPVPDAEKDSIATAMRAAGWWVRAVPAGDRHWLDLTGLDHDGWWATRPGALRSTVQRKAKKNIVAIEILTAFDADAWAAYEHIYAASWKPEEGNPALLRAFAEEESARGTFRMGLARIDGEAVAAQYWTVEDGTAFIHKLAHVEDSLKASPGTLLSAALFRHVIAVDGVRRIDFGTGNDAYKRDWMNRHEPLWRLEAFNRGRIAAWGPALKAFARSLLRKDP; from the coding sequence ATGGATGGGAACGGTGAACATCACGCTAATGATGCCAAGCTGCCCGCCGCAGCACGCGGCATGGGCCATGCTTCGCCGTTCGACCGTCCCCAATGGTTCGACCTGCTCGCCGCGCACGGATTTGCCGGAGAAGGCCGAATCGATGCGGTGGGCTCCGCAGGCGAAACCGCGGCGTGGCTACCGCTTCGGCGTGAAAAATCGGGCGCGGTTTCCGGGCTTGCCAACTGGTACAGCTTTGCGATCCGCCCGCTTTATACCGGCCAGGGCGACCATATGGCGGCGCTGCGCGACCTGTTCGCACGCGCCCGCGCCGAGGCCGCACGCCTGACGATCTATCCCGTGCCCGATGCCGAAAAGGACAGCATCGCAACCGCGATGCGCGCCGCCGGATGGTGGGTGCGCGCGGTGCCGGCGGGCGATCGCCACTGGCTCGACCTGACGGGGCTCGATCATGACGGCTGGTGGGCCACCCGCCCCGGCGCGCTGCGCAGCACGGTCCAGCGCAAGGCGAAAAAGAATATTGTCGCGATCGAGATTCTGACCGCATTCGACGCCGATGCCTGGGCGGCCTATGAGCATATCTACGCCGCGAGCTGGAAGCCCGAAGAGGGCAACCCCGCTCTGCTCCGCGCCTTTGCCGAAGAAGAAAGCGCGCGCGGCACCTTTCGCATGGGGCTGGCGCGGATCGACGGCGAAGCGGTGGCGGCGCAATATTGGACGGTGGAGGACGGCACCGCCTTCATCCACAAGCTCGCGCATGTCGAGGACAGTCTGAAGGCATCGCCCGGCACCCTGCTTTCGGCGGCTCTGTTTCGCCATGTCATCGCGGTCGATGGCGTGCGCCGTATCGATTTCGGGACGGGCAACGACGCCTACAAGCGCGACTGGATGAACCGGCACGAGCCCTTGTGGCGATTGGAGGCTTTCAATCGCGGGCGCATCGCGGCATGGGGACCGGCATTGAAGGCCTTTGCCCGTTCGCTGCTCAGGAAAGACCCATGA
- a CDS encoding acyl-CoA ligase (AMP-forming), exosortase A system-associated translates to MTKAENPPSYPLDHLALRGAADAPALLIGDAPMSFADLDAGVGRLAAWLRAAGARPGDRVASWSAKTRAACLMPLAAARAGLIHVPVNPLLKAPQVAHILVDSGAALLLTNRARADMLGDGLPGGCALRDLTAVEAAIDGHPERLPPSAGDPGDLVAILYTSGSTGRPKGVMLSHANLWLGAESVATYLALGADDRVLAVLPFSFDYGQNQLLSAWYAGAAVAPLDYLAPRDVVKAVARHGATTLAGVPPLWVQLVEVDWPVDVAASLRRLTNSGGALTPSLIDAMRATFVEADIYPMYGLTEAFRSTWLDPALVAAHPTSMGRAIPHAEILVCRPDGSITADGEAGELVHCGPLVAQGYWRDAERTAERFRAAPAASAWGGIAVWSGDTVRRDGDGLLYFVGRDDAMIKTAGNRVSPTEVEDAAVATGMVYEAVAFGVPDARLGAAIQLIVRGKADADREAFAAELRRTLPNFMQPKAVEWREALPRNPNGKLDRVAIAAEWGAGVAA, encoded by the coding sequence ATGACCAAAGCCGAAAACCCGCCCTCATACCCCCTCGACCATCTCGCGCTGCGCGGCGCGGCCGATGCGCCTGCGCTGCTCATCGGCGACGCGCCGATGTCGTTTGCCGATCTCGATGCGGGTGTCGGCCGGCTGGCGGCATGGCTGCGCGCCGCGGGCGCCCGGCCCGGCGACCGGGTGGCGAGCTGGAGCGCGAAGACGCGCGCCGCCTGCCTGATGCCGCTCGCCGCGGCGCGCGCCGGGCTGATCCATGTGCCGGTCAATCCGCTGCTGAAGGCGCCGCAGGTCGCGCATATTCTGGTCGACAGCGGCGCAGCGCTGTTGCTTACCAATCGCGCGCGGGCCGACATGCTGGGCGACGGCCTTCCCGGCGGCTGTGCGCTGCGCGATCTGACTGCGGTCGAGGCGGCGATCGACGGCCATCCGGAGCGCTTGCCCCCTTCGGCGGGCGATCCCGGCGATCTGGTCGCCATTCTCTATACCAGCGGATCGACCGGGCGGCCCAAGGGCGTGATGCTCAGCCACGCCAATCTGTGGCTTGGTGCCGAGAGTGTCGCGACCTATCTGGCGCTTGGCGCCGATGATCGCGTGCTGGCGGTGCTGCCTTTCAGCTTCGATTATGGCCAGAACCAGCTTCTTTCGGCCTGGTATGCAGGTGCGGCGGTGGCGCCGCTCGATTATCTGGCGCCGCGCGATGTGGTGAAGGCGGTGGCGCGGCACGGCGCGACGACGCTTGCCGGGGTGCCTCCCTTATGGGTGCAACTGGTCGAGGTCGATTGGCCGGTGGATGTCGCCGCATCGCTGCGCCGCCTGACCAACAGCGGCGGCGCACTGACGCCGTCGCTGATCGACGCGATGCGCGCGACTTTTGTCGAGGCCGACATTTATCCGATGTACGGCCTGACCGAAGCGTTCCGGTCGACCTGGCTCGACCCGGCGCTCGTCGCCGCGCATCCAACCTCGATGGGCCGTGCGATTCCGCACGCCGAAATCCTCGTCTGCCGACCCGATGGCAGCATCACCGCCGATGGCGAAGCGGGCGAGCTCGTCCATTGCGGGCCGCTCGTCGCGCAGGGCTATTGGCGCGACGCCGAACGCACCGCCGAGCGTTTCCGCGCGGCGCCTGCCGCATCGGCGTGGGGCGGCATCGCCGTGTGGTCGGGCGACACGGTGCGCCGCGATGGTGACGGCCTGCTCTATTTCGTCGGCCGCGACGATGCGATGATCAAGACCGCGGGCAACCGCGTCAGCCCGACCGAGGTCGAGGATGCCGCCGTTGCCACCGGCATGGTCTATGAAGCCGTCGCCTTCGGCGTGCCCGACGCGCGGCTGGGCGCTGCGATCCAGTTGATCGTGCGCGGCAAGGCCGATGCGGACCGCGAGGCGTTCGCCGCCGAACTGCGCCGGACGCTCCCCAACTTCATGCAGCCCAAGGCAGTCGAGTGGCGCGAGGCGTTGCCGCGCAATCCCAATGGCAAGCTCGACCGCGTCGCGATCGCGGCCGAATGGGGTGCAGGGGTGGCGGCATGA
- a CDS encoding pyridoxal-dependent decarboxylase, exosortase A system-associated has translation MKPHGPIPPGFAADADGMLRIGGRRADALAEAAGDTPLFVYDRAMLTARAAEWRAAMPREVQLHYAMKANPFAPLLAHMATIVDGFDVASGGELALALASGMVAEHISFAGPGKRDRELEAAIVAGATLNLESAGEGARALAIADRIGTRPRLAVRVNPDFDLKGSGMKMGGGAKPFGVDADAVPALVRTLIDAGADWRGFHIFAGSQALDADAIADTQAQTVALAARLAEAVGATPPLVNLGGGMGVPYFPGDRAVDAATVGARLAETLGARGAALAESGFAMELGRWLVAEAGVYLMRVVDRKVSHGETFLVTDGGLHHQLAASGNFGTVIRRNYPIAVAGRFGREAVETVSVVGCLCTPLDRLGDQVGLPRADVGDLIALFQAGAYGASASPAAFLGQGPALEMLV, from the coding sequence ATGAAGCCGCACGGCCCGATCCCGCCCGGCTTTGCTGCCGACGCCGACGGCATGCTGCGCATAGGGGGCCGGCGTGCCGATGCCCTCGCCGAGGCGGCGGGCGACACGCCGCTCTTTGTCTATGACCGCGCGATGCTGACCGCGCGCGCCGCCGAATGGCGCGCCGCAATGCCCCGTGAGGTGCAGCTCCATTATGCGATGAAGGCCAATCCCTTCGCGCCGCTACTCGCGCATATGGCGACCATCGTCGACGGGTTCGACGTGGCATCCGGCGGGGAATTGGCGTTGGCGCTGGCGAGCGGCATGGTGGCCGAACACATCAGCTTCGCTGGCCCCGGCAAGCGCGACCGCGAACTGGAAGCGGCGATTGTAGCGGGCGCGACGCTCAATCTCGAATCGGCGGGGGAGGGGGCACGGGCGCTGGCCATTGCCGACCGTATCGGGACGCGGCCCCGGCTCGCAGTGCGCGTCAATCCCGATTTCGACCTCAAGGGATCGGGCATGAAAATGGGCGGCGGCGCCAAGCCGTTCGGGGTCGATGCCGACGCGGTGCCGGCGCTGGTCCGCACGCTGATCGATGCCGGCGCCGATTGGCGCGGCTTTCATATTTTCGCAGGATCGCAGGCACTTGATGCCGATGCGATCGCCGATACGCAGGCGCAGACGGTCGCGCTCGCGGCGCGGCTTGCAGAGGCGGTCGGCGCCACGCCGCCGCTCGTCAACCTGGGCGGCGGCATGGGGGTTCCCTATTTCCCCGGCGACCGCGCGGTCGACGCTGCGACGGTCGGGGCGCGGCTCGCCGAAACGCTCGGCGCGCGAGGCGCCGCGCTGGCAGAGAGCGGCTTTGCGATGGAACTCGGCCGCTGGCTCGTCGCCGAGGCCGGGGTCTATCTCATGCGCGTCGTCGACCGGAAAGTCAGCCACGGCGAAACTTTCCTCGTCACCGACGGAGGACTGCATCACCAGCTCGCCGCGAGCGGCAATTTCGGGACGGTGATCCGGCGCAACTATCCGATCGCGGTTGCCGGCCGGTTCGGCCGCGAGGCCGTCGAAACCGTGTCAGTCGTCGGCTGTCTGTGCACCCCGCTCGACCGGCTGGGCGATCAGGTTGGCTTGCCGCGCGCCGATGTCGGCGATCTGATCGCGCTGTTCCAGGCGGGCGCCTATGGCGCCTCGGCGAGCCCCGCTGCATTCCTCGGACAGGGGCCGGCGCTCGAGATGCTCGTCTGA
- a CDS encoding XrtA/PEP-CTERM system exopolysaccharide export protein → MTSFPSLRAARAALISGIAATALTGCMGAGTTAPQLPSANFVANQEGPGEEYIIGPLDELQIFVWRNPELGGKVQVRPDGRITTPLITDMPAVGKTPTMLQQDIKLALSQYITDPIVSVIVTSFNSTFSQQVRVVGATEKPASIPYRANMTVLDAMIAVGGLGDYAAGNKARLVRFDKGSGKQHEYGLRLNDLIKRGDIKANVKLQPGDVIIIPESMF, encoded by the coding sequence ATGACGTCCTTCCCCTCGCTTCGCGCCGCCCGCGCCGCGCTGATTTCCGGCATCGCCGCGACCGCGCTGACCGGGTGCATGGGGGCCGGCACCACCGCGCCGCAGCTTCCCAGCGCCAATTTCGTCGCGAACCAGGAAGGGCCCGGCGAGGAATATATCATCGGGCCGCTCGACGAGCTGCAGATCTTCGTGTGGCGCAACCCCGAACTCGGCGGCAAGGTGCAGGTGCGTCCCGATGGCCGGATCACCACGCCGCTGATCACCGACATGCCCGCGGTCGGCAAGACGCCGACGATGCTCCAGCAGGACATCAAGCTCGCGCTCAGCCAATATATCACCGACCCCATCGTCAGCGTGATCGTCACCAGCTTCAACAGCACCTTCTCGCAGCAGGTGCGCGTCGTCGGCGCCACCGAAAAGCCGGCGTCGATTCCGTATCGCGCGAACATGACCGTGCTCGACGCGATGATCGCGGTCGGCGGTCTCGGCGACTATGCCGCTGGCAACAAGGCGCGACTCGTCCGCTTCGACAAGGGCAGCGGCAAGCAGCATGAATATGGGCTTCGCCTCAACGACCTGATCAAGCGCGGCGACATCAAGGCGAACGTCAAGCTTCAGCCGGGCGACGTCATCATCATCCCCGAAAGCATGTTCTGA
- a CDS encoding XrtA system polysaccharide chain length determinant, translated as MNGLYDEFRVAVHSVWTRRWLVLAVAWGICILGWLAIASIPNRYDSRARLLVDVNQILPDDAQGGSFGGRQQIDQIRETLTSARNLEKVATTTGLIPAGAGEREKAGAVAMLQKNIKIVPQQDNIFEITSSVGIGSLSDADNAKLASGVLDSLITVFRDDQLRGGRVDAREGLKFLDSQIADREKSLREIEGRRAAFEAQNIGLIPGGAGSPAQRVDAARAELSQIETQLVAAQAALAAANGQLASTPATVPGAGGVGGGVARQQLAGAQNELASMRARGLTDAHPDVIALKSQIASLKAQADREGNGGGGGMQNPAYSSLAAMRAERQATVSALSARKAQLTGDIARITSQQIQNPGIAAEYDRINGEYTAQKAQYDKLLAQREQVRLRGDVQTETDAIRIELLDPPSKPTSPAAPNRPLFLTLVLLAGIGGGIGAAFGLAQVRTSYATAAKLERASGLPVIGSITEVVTPDRHVERRKRLVWLASGGAALVGLYALLLVAEFVQRGMVA; from the coding sequence ATGAACGGCCTTTACGACGAATTCCGGGTTGCGGTGCACAGCGTCTGGACGCGGCGCTGGCTCGTGCTCGCGGTCGCCTGGGGCATTTGCATCCTGGGCTGGCTGGCGATCGCGTCGATCCCGAACCGCTATGACAGCCGCGCGCGCCTGCTCGTCGATGTGAACCAGATCCTGCCCGACGATGCGCAGGGCGGATCGTTCGGCGGGCGCCAGCAGATCGACCAGATTCGCGAAACGCTGACCAGCGCGCGCAATCTGGAGAAGGTCGCGACGACCACCGGCCTGATCCCGGCGGGTGCGGGCGAGCGCGAGAAAGCGGGCGCGGTCGCGATGCTGCAAAAGAATATCAAGATCGTGCCGCAGCAGGACAATATCTTCGAAATCACGTCGAGCGTCGGCATCGGCAGCCTGTCGGACGCCGACAATGCCAAGCTGGCGAGCGGTGTGCTTGACAGCCTGATCACCGTCTTTCGCGACGATCAGTTGCGCGGGGGCCGCGTCGATGCACGCGAGGGGCTGAAATTCCTCGATTCGCAGATCGCTGACCGCGAAAAATCGCTGCGCGAGATCGAGGGGCGGCGCGCCGCGTTCGAGGCGCAGAATATCGGCCTGATTCCGGGCGGCGCCGGATCGCCCGCCCAGCGCGTCGATGCGGCGCGCGCCGAACTCAGCCAGATCGAAACACAACTGGTTGCGGCGCAGGCGGCGCTGGCGGCCGCGAACGGCCAGCTCGCCTCGACCCCCGCGACGGTGCCGGGCGCAGGCGGTGTCGGCGGCGGCGTCGCGCGGCAGCAGCTTGCGGGCGCGCAGAACGAGCTTGCATCGATGCGCGCACGCGGGCTGACCGACGCGCACCCCGATGTGATCGCGCTCAAGAGCCAGATCGCCTCGCTCAAGGCGCAGGCCGACCGCGAAGGCAATGGCGGTGGCGGCGGGATGCAGAACCCCGCCTATTCGTCGCTGGCCGCGATGCGCGCCGAGCGTCAGGCCACCGTCAGCGCGCTGTCGGCGCGCAAGGCGCAGCTCACTGGCGACATCGCGCGCATCACCTCGCAGCAGATCCAGAACCCGGGCATTGCCGCGGAATATGACCGGATCAACGGCGAATATACGGCGCAGAAGGCACAGTATGACAAGCTGCTCGCGCAGCGCGAACAGGTGCGGCTGCGCGGCGACGTGCAGACCGAAACCGACGCGATCCGGATCGAGTTGCTCGATCCGCCGTCGAAGCCGACCAGCCCTGCGGCGCCCAATCGCCCGCTGTTCCTGACGCTCGTCCTGCTCGCCGGGATTGGCGGCGGCATCGGCGCGGCTTTCGGCCTGGCGCAGGTGCGCACAAGCTATGCTACCGCCGCGAAGCTCGAGCGCGCGAGCGGACTTCCCGTCATCGGATCGATCACCGAGGTCGTGACGCCCGACCGGCACGTCGAGCGGCGCAAGCGGCTTGTCTGGCTTGCCAGCGGGGGCGCGGCGCTCGTCGGCCTCTATGCGCTGCTGCTGGTCGCCGAATTCGTCCAGCGTGGCATGGTCGCGTGA
- a CDS encoding AAA family ATPase translates to MNDQRPVKRQPSLLERAADMFGLDPAKHAPTIDVSQLPPEPERKGKRAKPAAEAPQPEILPPEAPVPAVETTSAPAAKASPRKEVARAAPAIAANRQGKIDRERLAARGMVVPGAPVTGIAEEYRIVKREIIRNFAGTANRPVVPRGHRVLIASANPGEGKTFTAVNLALSLAVEADHDVLLIDADIAKPSVLETLGLPDGPGLMDALADPHLPLGDCLIQTDIPGLKVMPAGTQHMHDTELLASARTETLLAQLEQGAPGRIIILDSPPVLAASPAAVLAGHVGQLIIVVRADQTLESSLRDAVGLMGGCPHIQLLLNGVKFSPGGRRFGTYYGQGGAS, encoded by the coding sequence ATGAACGACCAACGCCCCGTCAAGCGCCAGCCCTCGCTGCTCGAACGCGCGGCCGACATGTTCGGCCTCGATCCCGCGAAGCATGCCCCGACGATCGACGTGTCGCAGCTTCCGCCCGAACCCGAGCGCAAGGGGAAGAGGGCAAAGCCTGCCGCCGAAGCGCCGCAGCCCGAAATCCTGCCGCCCGAAGCGCCGGTACCGGCGGTCGAGACCACGTCCGCGCCCGCGGCAAAGGCATCGCCGCGCAAGGAGGTGGCGCGCGCCGCCCCGGCGATCGCCGCCAACCGGCAGGGCAAGATCGATCGCGAGCGGCTCGCGGCGCGCGGGATGGTGGTACCTGGCGCGCCTGTCACCGGCATCGCCGAAGAATATCGTATCGTGAAGCGCGAGATCATTCGCAACTTCGCGGGCACCGCCAACCGTCCCGTCGTGCCGCGCGGTCACCGCGTACTGATCGCATCGGCCAATCCGGGCGAGGGTAAGACCTTTACCGCGGTCAATCTGGCGCTCAGCCTTGCGGTCGAGGCCGATCATGACGTGCTGCTCATCGATGCCGACATTGCCAAACCCAGCGTCCTCGAAACGCTGGGGCTGCCCGATGGGCCGGGCCTGATGGACGCGCTCGCCGATCCGCACTTGCCGCTCGGCGACTGCCTGATCCAGACCGATATTCCGGGACTGAAGGTCATGCCTGCTGGAACGCAGCATATGCACGACACCGAACTGCTGGCATCGGCCCGAACCGAGACGCTGCTCGCGCAGCTCGAACAGGGTGCGCCGGGGCGGATCATCATCCTCGATTCACCGCCGGTTCTCGCCGCATCGCCGGCCGCGGTGCTCGCGGGGCATGTCGGCCAGCTCATCATCGTGGTGCGCGCCGATCAGACGCTCGAATCCTCGCTGCGAGATGCGGTCGGGCTGATGGGCGGTTGCCCGCATATCCAGCTGCTCCTCAACGGGGTGAAATTCTCGCCGGGCGGCCGCCGCTTCGGCACCTATTACGGACAGGGAGGCGCGTCATGA
- a CDS encoding XrtA/PEP-CTERM system-associated ATPase, with amino-acid sequence MYDQFYGFTGRPFQLTPDPAFYFESGTHRKAMSYLGYGLAQGEGFIVITGDVGAGKTTLVGHLMNTIDPNRLTAVKLVSTQVEGDDLLRLVAEQFGIEWEGQSKAELLRAMEQYLREQARAGRRTLLIVDEGQNLAISALEELRMLSNFQLGGHSLLQIFLLGQPEFRQTLFHSPTLEQLRQRVIATHHLDPMEPEEVEPYILHRLGKVGWTGNPSFSPDSFELMYDYSEGVPRKLNVLVSRLLLFGAVEELNRINAQHVRNVIAEIESDRGIDEASLAPLPVEEVVAQAATASAPHAAVPHKWPVASAERAPFAAPATDAAAPAVAVPRDTAQFDALHAQISALETRIAEQDEALRRVLDLLIEWVERDPENAPNPAKSQVWAA; translated from the coding sequence ATGTACGATCAATTCTACGGCTTCACCGGACGCCCGTTCCAGCTGACGCCCGATCCCGCTTTCTATTTCGAGAGCGGAACGCACCGCAAGGCGATGTCCTACCTTGGCTATGGGCTGGCGCAGGGCGAAGGCTTCATCGTCATCACCGGCGATGTCGGCGCGGGTAAGACGACGCTGGTCGGCCATTTGATGAACACGATCGATCCGAACCGGCTGACCGCGGTCAAGCTGGTGTCGACACAGGTCGAGGGCGACGATCTGCTGCGCCTTGTTGCCGAACAATTCGGCATCGAATGGGAAGGGCAGAGCAAGGCCGAACTGCTGCGCGCGATGGAGCAATATCTGCGCGAACAGGCGCGCGCCGGCCGCCGCACGCTGTTGATCGTCGACGAGGGGCAGAATCTCGCGATCTCGGCGCTCGAAGAGCTGCGGATGCTGTCGAACTTCCAGCTTGGCGGCCATTCGCTTTTGCAGATCTTCCTGCTCGGCCAGCCCGAGTTCCGCCAGACGCTGTTTCATTCGCCGACGCTGGAACAATTGCGCCAGCGCGTGATCGCGACGCACCATCTCGACCCGATGGAGCCTGAAGAAGTCGAACCCTATATCCTCCACCGCCTCGGCAAGGTGGGCTGGACGGGCAACCCGAGCTTCAGCCCCGACAGTTTCGAGCTGATGTATGATTATAGCGAAGGTGTGCCGCGCAAGCTCAACGTCCTCGTCAGTCGCCTGCTGCTGTTCGGCGCGGTCGAGGAACTCAACCGCATCAACGCCCAACATGTCCGCAATGTGATTGCCGAGATCGAATCGGACCGCGGCATCGACGAGGCGAGCCTTGCGCCGCTGCCGGTCGAGGAGGTGGTGGCGCAAGCCGCAACGGCGAGCGCGCCGCACGCCGCCGTGCCGCACAAATGGCCGGTGGCAAGCGCAGAGCGCGCGCCCTTCGCGGCGCCCGCGACAGACGCCGCTGCGCCGGCAGTCGCGGTTCCGCGGGATACGGCGCAGTTCGATGCGCTGCACGCGCAGATTTCGGCGCTAGAGACGCGGATTGCCGAACAGGACGAAGCGCTGCGGCGGGTTCTCGATCTGCTGATCGAATGGGTCGAGCGCGATCCCGAAAACGCCCCCAACCCCGCAAAATCGCAGGTTTGGGCGGCCTGA
- a CDS encoding XrtA system polysaccharide deacetylase translates to MQNGLSVDVEDWFQVGAFERTIDRADWPALECRVEANCDAVLHLFAEAGVLGTFFTLGWVAERYPALIRRIVDAGHELASHGYDHKRVFQMTAGEFAADLEKTRTILENLGGQPVRGYRAPSFSVDARTPWAHAVLAEQGYAYSSSVAPVVHDHYGWAQSPRHAWQPLPDSALIEWPVTTARFAGRTLAAGGGGFMRLLPYGFTRWAIERMNREGHPAILYFHPWEIDPGQPRVADAPLRSKVRHYTGLSAMAGKLKKLLDDFEWTRADALLAAQQERARPWRAAA, encoded by the coding sequence ATGCAGAACGGCCTGTCGGTCGATGTCGAGGACTGGTTCCAGGTTGGCGCCTTTGAGCGCACGATCGATCGCGCCGACTGGCCGGCGCTCGAATGCCGGGTCGAGGCGAATTGCGATGCGGTTTTGCACCTGTTCGCCGAGGCCGGGGTTCTGGGCACATTCTTCACGCTCGGCTGGGTCGCCGAACGCTATCCCGCGCTGATCCGGCGGATCGTCGATGCGGGGCACGAGCTTGCGAGCCACGGCTATGATCACAAGCGCGTGTTCCAGATGACGGCCGGCGAATTCGCCGCCGACCTTGAAAAGACGCGCACCATCCTCGAAAATCTCGGCGGCCAGCCTGTGCGCGGCTATCGCGCACCCAGCTTTTCGGTCGATGCGCGCACGCCCTGGGCGCATGCCGTCCTTGCCGAACAGGGCTATGCCTATTCGAGCAGCGTCGCGCCGGTGGTGCACGATCATTATGGCTGGGCGCAAAGCCCGCGCCATGCTTGGCAGCCGCTTCCCGACAGCGCGCTGATCGAATGGCCGGTGACGACCGCGCGCTTCGCGGGCCGGACGCTTGCCGCGGGCGGGGGCGGTTTCATGCGACTGCTTCCTTATGGTTTCACGCGCTGGGCGATCGAGCGGATGAATCGCGAAGGGCATCCCGCGATCCTGTATTTCCACCCGTGGGAGATCGACCCCGGTCAGCCGCGCGTTGCCGATGCGCCGCTGCGGTCGAAGGTCCGGCATTATACTGGCCTCTCCGCGATGGCGGGCAAGCTGAAGAAGCTGCTCGACGATTTCGAATGGACGCGCGCCGATGCGTTGCTTGCGGCGCAGCAGGAGCGCGCCCGGCCGTGGCGCGCCGCGGCGTGA
- a CDS encoding FemAB family XrtA/PEP-CTERM system-associated protein has protein sequence MSDAFAGAPLADAAAWDAYVAAHPDATPFHTRAWCEAITKATGHRCHLVTARDAHGALTGLVPLHHVRSPLFGQALVGSGFAVDGGLLADDAAVAATLAKGAADLARALGVPSVELRGGPLPEGKGWRCEDDVYAGFTRDLAADDEAELLAVPRKQRAEVRKALAGDLSVSTGRDATERRDHYRIYATSVRNLGTPVFPKALFDAVLDAFGEDADILTVSVDGRPVASVLSLYWRGTVMPYWGGGTAEARGLRANELMYYALMGHARARGCTRFDFGRSKLGTGPFAYKKNWGFEPRPLAYARWLAPGRAPRDTNPNSAKYRLQVDLWKKLPLWAANRIGPLIARGLG, from the coding sequence ATGAGCGACGCCTTTGCCGGTGCGCCACTTGCGGACGCGGCGGCGTGGGACGCCTATGTCGCCGCGCACCCCGATGCGACCCCCTTTCATACGCGCGCCTGGTGCGAAGCGATCACGAAGGCCACGGGGCACCGCTGCCATCTCGTCACGGCGCGCGATGCGCACGGCGCGCTGACGGGGCTCGTCCCGCTGCACCATGTCCGCTCGCCGCTGTTCGGACAGGCGCTGGTCGGCAGCGGCTTCGCCGTCGACGGCGGGCTGCTGGCGGACGATGCAGCGGTTGCCGCCACCCTGGCCAAGGGCGCCGCCGACCTGGCCCGCGCGCTCGGCGTTCCGTCGGTCGAACTGCGCGGCGGTCCGCTGCCCGAAGGCAAGGGGTGGCGCTGCGAAGACGATGTCTACGCCGGCTTCACGCGTGACCTCGCCGCCGATGACGAAGCCGAATTGCTCGCCGTCCCGCGCAAGCAGCGCGCCGAGGTGCGCAAGGCGCTGGCGGGCGATCTGTCGGTGAGCACGGGGCGCGATGCCACCGAGCGGCGCGACCATTACCGCATCTACGCGACGAGCGTTCGCAACCTCGGCACGCCGGTCTTTCCGAAGGCGCTGTTCGATGCGGTGCTCGACGCCTTTGGTGAGGATGCCGACATATTGACCGTGAGCGTCGACGGCCGACCGGTGGCGAGCGTGCTCAGCCTCTATTGGCGCGGCACGGTGATGCCCTATTGGGGCGGCGGGACGGCGGAAGCGCGCGGGCTGCGCGCCAACGAGCTGATGTATTACGCGCTGATGGGGCATGCCCGCGCGCGCGGCTGCACCCGTTTCGATTTCGGCCGTTCGAAGCTTGGCACCGGGCCCTTCGCCTACAAGAAGAATTGGGGGTTCGAACCCCGCCCGCTGGCCTATGCGCGCTGGCTCGCGCCAGGCCGGGCGCCGCGCGACACCAACCCGAACAGCGCCAAATACCGGTTGCAGGTCGACCTGTGGAAGAAGCTGCCACTGTGGGCGGCCAACCGCATCGGGCCGCTGATCGCGCGCGGATTGGGGTGA